A genome region from Candidatus Methylacidiphilales bacterium includes the following:
- a CDS encoding polysaccharide biosynthesis/export family protein encodes MKTAISVLLLSIVSYLYAQEPSPITRGSNPNNASNTAVGALGPASMATLDDRRPLAIGDVVSYRVLEDQDPPVQRIVTDSGEIDVPYYGRIRAVGRTPKQLAYAIKAALEQTLYKRATVIIALDQATKYRGRIYVVGMVRQQGPIEIPADEVFTVGKAILRAGGFSDFANKRKVTLVRGGGGQYGKIQDINKTPDGAIVVDLVNVLEKGRINEDVQVHAGDLIIVPQKIVNF; translated from the coding sequence ATGAAGACAGCAATATCGGTATTATTGTTATCCATCGTATCTTATTTATACGCTCAAGAGCCTTCTCCTATTACTAGGGGATCTAACCCCAACAATGCTTCTAATACAGCAGTGGGTGCTCTGGGCCCAGCTTCGATGGCTACACTAGACGATCGAAGGCCCCTTGCGATCGGTGATGTGGTTAGTTATCGTGTCCTCGAGGACCAAGACCCTCCAGTTCAAAGAATTGTCACTGATAGTGGAGAAATTGATGTTCCTTACTATGGAAGAATACGGGCAGTTGGCCGAACGCCGAAGCAACTGGCATATGCAATCAAAGCAGCTTTAGAGCAGACACTCTATAAACGGGCAACTGTCATTATCGCTCTTGATCAGGCCACCAAATATAGGGGGAGAATTTACGTGGTGGGCATGGTTAGACAACAAGGCCCAATAGAAATTCCGGCAGATGAAGTGTTTACAGTAGGCAAAGCGATACTCAGAGCTGGGGGTTTTTCGGATTTTGCCAACAAAAGAAAGGTCACACTAGTCAGAGGTGGTGGTGGGCAGTATGGTAAGATACAAGATATCAATAAAACTCCGGATGGAGCGATAGTAGTAGATCTAGTTAACGTCCTTGAAAAAGGTAGAATAAATGAAGATGTTCAAGTGCATGCAGGGGATTTAATCATAGTTCCTCAGAAGATTGTTAACTTTTAA